The region GTATGTAGAGTTTGAAGAAATTTGCTTtgccaaaagtgggtttaaaatcagttgcaagacTTGACCCAAACAGACAGagaagtcaagttaaataaaatcatttaaaaagaaacaactaaagggtattcaaaggagtgacataacaaaggagtgaaacctcagatataaatttcaaaggagtgacaacctTCCACCCAACATTCCAAGTGGTAGGTgaagcaacaataataataattcattacatttatatagcgcttttctcagtactcaaagcgctatccacacagggaggaaccgggaagcgaacccacaatcttccacagtctccttactgcaaagcagcagcactaccactgcgccacctgtgaggaaacaatgatttttttggcgagcgtactttcagttgtgtgtgGTCTGTCACTCTATCGTTATGTCACTCCAAcaaaatgtcactcctttaatacgatatttatgtcactcctttggtatgtcactcctatgaagtgtcactccttcAATACAGACCCGGTCTGAGTCatatcaattaaaactaaggcaaaaatggctcactaattaagaagaaaacctgcagccactgtggcccaccaggaccggagctgggcaCCCCTAATATAAGGCGTCCATGACAAAATCTCGGTTTACTCGTGTCACACGATCCACATTTTAAGTCATATAGTCGTATGATCACTCTGccttttttgttaaagtattgttaaataaatactgttaGAAGATCAGAGCAATACACACAGAAGAAATGTGTTCAAAGAGCAACTAGCTTTTGAACAGAAGATGGTCCTCCTGACCAGTGACTGAAGGGGAGAGGTTGgtattcaattcaaaagctcgaTCCTGTGTGAAGTTTCCCCTGTGTTCACGACTTTTctcagaagtatttatttaacaatatttgatGAAAAATGCATTATGAGCATATGGCTGGATAACGTGATGTGTGGTTTATGTTGCGTAAGTAACATGacgtttttaataataataataaattttatttatacaaggcgcctttctgagaactcaaggacaccaaacaaacagtaaataaataaataaaagacacattataaacaacttaaaacatcagaaaatataaaaaatagaaccaaacaaagccactgtaatcataaagagaaagccattttaaacagatgcgttttaagtttacatttgaaggatgaaaatgatttggtatttctaagctcagtagttAATGAATTCCAGATTTGGGAGCAGAATGGCTGAATGCTtggctccccatggtggttagacgggcgagagggatggtcagatggatggaggaagaggatctaaggttacgggagggaatggcaacatggagaagGTTGGACAggtatggaggggcgaggttatgaatggccttaaatgttaatagcagaattttaaaatcaattcaaaacttaatcaggagccaatgaagctgctgcaagactggagtaatatggtgaatagatggggttcgagtaaatgatacgtgctgcagaattctggtcTAGCTGAAGCttttggagagatttattagagagaccaaagaggagcgaattgcagtagtccagacgagaagtaacaagactgtgaacaagaatggcagtggtatggggagtgagggaggagcggatgcgattaatattacgtaggtggaagtaagcagaccgggtgatgttattaatgtgagattggaaggatagagtactgtcgaggatgacacccagactcttgacctgaggtgaaggggaaacaacagagttatcaataacaagagaaagattattggcattggataatgatgattatgagccaatgaggagaacctcagttttttaCCATTGTTTGCTCTCGTTGAGCATAAGCCACCTTATGATCTGTTTCAATCTGAAATGTTTAACTGTTTGAaaacaagagattaaaaaaaaatttggtcttatctacaaactacatagggtaagtaaaatgcaaaaaaaaatattttttggtacAGTATTTTATTAACATGGAAAAGGTCATTCAGGCTCTAAGAGAAGTCAGCATAGAGCTGAGAGGAAGCAACTTATGTAACATTATGttgtattttactattttgtttttgctaaattggaatcaacaaaataatatttacagaTCACATTTAATGTGCCAAATGTacatatgttttaaaaaagaattacTGTCGTGTATTTCACATCTTAAATTTGTACCATATTATGATCTTTTGTGAAACTTACCAAGACCCTTTTCAATGATGTAGTCCAAAAATACGTTAAATAGAAAAATGTCCTGAATTGTGAATTTTAATAGTTTCCTTAAATGTAACGGCTGACAAAGGTTTCATGTTCTATTTAAACTTCTATGTCCTTACTGCTTTAATtcattattgatatttttattttttatttttgtgcagccATGAAGTTTCTTCCTGCCATTCTTGCCGTACTGTGTTGCATTGCTGCTAGCCTAACATGGGCTGCCAAAATTGTCATTGTGCCTCCAATCATGTTTGAGAGTCATCTGTACATCTTTAAAACTCTTGCCTCTGCTTTACACCAGGATGGGCATGACAGTGTGTTCCTTGTGTCCGAGGGCCGTGAGGTTCCCCCTTCTACGCAGTACCGCCTGCAACGTTACCCTGGCATTTTTAACAGTACAACGGCTGATGACTTTCTGCAGTCCAAGATGAAAAACATCTTTTCTGGGCGACTAACAGCCCTGGAACTCTTTGATATTTTAGAGCATTACTCCCAAAACTGTGATTTAATGGTTGGTAACCAGGACCTCATGGATCGCCTCCGGGAGGAAAAATTTGACCTGCTTTTAGTAGACCCCAATGAAATGTGCGGGTTTGTAATTGCACATCTGCTCAGGGTAAGGTATGCCGTCTTCAGCACCGGCCTGTGGTACCCAGCTGAAGTTGGAGCCCCAGCCCCCTTGGCATTTGTTCCAGAGTTCAATTCTTTGCTTACGGACAGGATGAGTTTTTTCCAAAGGATTACAAACACAGCCGTCTATGTGGTTTCACGTTTTGGAGTGCAATTTCTGGTATTGCCAAGGTATGACCGGATCATAAAGAAATATAATATACAACCTGCGGCGTCCATGTACGACTTGGTCCAAAGGAGCAGCCTGTGGATGCTCTGCACAGACGTGGCCCTGGAATTTCCACGTCCTACTTTACCTCATGTAGTCTACGTGGGTGGAATCCTCACCAAACCACCCAGCCCTCTGCCTGAAGTAAggtttgatattttatttgttttgtgtgcATTTCTTTTGTGTGGCAATTCT is a window of Erpetoichthys calabaricus chromosome 7, fErpCal1.3, whole genome shotgun sequence DNA encoding:
- the ugt8 gene encoding 2-hydroxyacylsphingosine 1-beta-galactosyltransferase; this translates as MKFLPAILAVLCCIAASLTWAAKIVIVPPIMFESHLYIFKTLASALHQDGHDSVFLVSEGREVPPSTQYRLQRYPGIFNSTTADDFLQSKMKNIFSGRLTALELFDILEHYSQNCDLMVGNQDLMDRLREEKFDLLLVDPNEMCGFVIAHLLRVRYAVFSTGLWYPAEVGAPAPLAFVPEFNSLLTDRMSFFQRITNTAVYVVSRFGVQFLVLPRYDRIIKKYNIQPAASMYDLVQRSSLWMLCTDVALEFPRPTLPHVVYVGGILTKPPSPLPEEFLSWADATEDTGFVLVSFGAGVKYLSDDIAHKLAGALGRLPQKVIWRFSGTKPSNLANNTKLVEWMPQNDLLGHSNIRAFLSHGGLNSIYEAMYHGVPVVGIPLFGDHYDTMTRVQAKGMGILLEWKKMSEDDLFEAMVNVMNDSRYKQQAILLSNIHKDQPGHPVSRTLYWINYILRHKGAEHLRAAVYNIPFYQYFLLDVVAVLILGTLIILYILIRIWKFLASTFKSGCEHSKANGFCHNGIPNGKYRRNGHIKHDKKVK